Proteins encoded together in one Desulfurispira natronophila window:
- a CDS encoding GGDEF domain-containing response regulator, whose protein sequence is MEQKSRHKKPLILIADDSRATVHALVDHLCDSYRVQMAYTGTKALSMAKSIKPDLILLDIVMPEMDGYEVCHHLKEDNCTKNIPVIFITSRGSTDDEEKGLRIGAVDYISKPFQPAIVRARVHTHMTLKHKTDQLERLSMVDGLTQIPNRRFFDQQLEKLGKQAIRNRTPISLLMVDVDKFKPYNDNYGHGAGDEALRIVARTLADAISRPMDVVTRYGGEEFAVILPETDSQGAVKVAKNLRAAIETLNLPHEYSDTADHITVSLGARSVVPDTMESLKTLCRQCDEALYAAKERGRNRVVAYETLAKSMHI, encoded by the coding sequence ATGGAACAAAAGAGCCGGCACAAAAAACCTCTTATTCTCATAGCCGACGACTCACGTGCGACCGTACACGCACTTGTTGATCACCTGTGCGACTCGTATCGCGTTCAAATGGCTTATACCGGTACCAAGGCACTTTCTATGGCCAAGAGCATCAAGCCGGATTTGATACTTCTGGATATTGTTATGCCGGAAATGGATGGGTACGAAGTCTGTCACCACCTTAAAGAAGACAACTGCACCAAAAATATTCCGGTTATATTTATCACCTCTCGGGGCTCAACTGACGATGAAGAAAAAGGATTGCGCATCGGTGCAGTTGACTATATTTCAAAGCCCTTTCAACCTGCCATCGTCAGAGCCCGTGTCCATACTCATATGACTTTGAAGCACAAAACCGATCAGCTTGAGCGCCTTTCCATGGTTGACGGGTTGACGCAAATACCCAATCGTCGTTTCTTTGACCAACAACTGGAGAAACTTGGCAAACAGGCTATTCGAAATAGAACGCCTATCAGCCTTCTCATGGTGGATGTGGATAAATTCAAGCCCTACAACGATAATTACGGCCATGGAGCAGGTGACGAGGCGCTTCGCATTGTAGCCAGAACCCTGGCTGATGCTATTTCACGACCCATGGATGTCGTGACCCGCTATGGCGGTGAGGAGTTTGCGGTTATACTTCCGGAAACCGATTCACAAGGAGCAGTTAAAGTTGCAAAAAATCTGCGGGCTGCTATAGAGACGCTTAACTTGCCACATGAGTATAGTGATACTGCGGACCATATCACCGTCAGTTTAGGTGCCCGCAGTGTTGTACCCGATACAATGGAGAGCCTGAAAACACTCTGCCGCCAGTGCGATGAAGCTCTGTACGCGGCAAAAGAGAGAGGACGTAATCGTGTTGTCGCTTATGAGACTTTGGCTAAGAGTATGCATATCTAA